From one Geoalkalibacter halelectricus genomic stretch:
- a CDS encoding TraY domain-containing protein produces the protein MIGLRDKEIEARLENLAQKTGRSKSFYVRQALQEFWLL, from the coding sequence ATGATCGGACTAAGAGATAAAGAGATTGAGGCTAGATTGGAAAATCTGGCTCAGAAGACGGGCAGAAGCAAGTCGTTTTACGTGCGACAAGCCCTCCAAGAATTTTGGCTCCTTTGA